A stretch of DNA from Coccidioides posadasii str. Silveira chromosome 4, complete sequence:
CACATCATACAGTTTCTCTAGCTGCAAGCCAAGATCTTGATTATCCGGTGAGACGCGGGGAGGTGTCATGGCTTTAACAATCTCTTCGATGGTACCGAGAGCTTCGCCTGCAACCTTGTAGTTTCTTTCATTGACGGCCGCCATGACACCTGGTACCAACGCAATCAAGAAAGGCGGTAAGGCATTAGACATATGTGTTTCTGCAATCGCCGCAATCAGACTAAGAGTATCGATTTGCAGATTCCCGGCAGTGACAGATGTTGTGCCGGCAGACACGGAAACACCTCCAGTGAAAGCTGAGCTTTTCAATGCATCGGCGATGGGATCCTCTATCCGCTGAAGGAAATCAGCAAGGCCGCCATAACGTACGAGAGCTAAGGACTTTAGTAAGTTGATAGCAGCTTGTTTCAACGGTATGGACGCCCGCCTCCATAATTTCACCAGGCCCTGAACAATCCCTGGCGTTAACTTCACAACTTCACCGATAGGTCCCGTTTGCGGAGTCGAAGGAGCAATCGGAGGCCTATCCATAGCCGAGGAAACATGAGTCTCAGGTTCATAGTCTAATATACTCGCATCGCTATCCTGCCGCCTCCTTTTGCGGGAATTGCGAGCGTGGGACTCGGATGTCATGGGAGCAGCGCCCATGCTCGCAGATATTTCGCTAGCTTTCTTAATGAGACCAGTCAAAGTCGAAACCACTTCTAATTTGacactttcttctctttccttGTTAAATCTTGCAAGAAGGGCCGGCGCTATTTGCTGATATACGGTGTCGTCGTCTATCGGTCGTGTTGCACTTCGACCCTGGGTTGAAATGACACTAAACAGCAATTTGGCGGAACAACGTCGAACTTTCCAACTCAAATCGTCAATATCGCTGTagccctcttcttcttcgaaATCCTCGTAGGCATCATTGTCTTCGTCCGGCTCTTCGGTAGCGCCATCATCACTCCCTTCATCCTGAGTTCCACCCATTTCCTCGTCCTCAAACTCTGCGACGTTGGGGTCATATTTGAGATATCTCAGGGCAGCGGCGATCGAATCCAGCAGATAAGGCTGCATGTGATGGGTGCAAAAAGTAACCAGTGTGTCAAGCGCTACCAATGCTGTCTCACGTAGCTCGTCCTCCTTGGGATCGTGCTCCCCGGAATCCGACTGGTCCTCTTCCATCTCGTCAAGTTCTTGCTCACTGACGGCCGAGAGCACAAACGGGGCCAGCGTTTTCAAATATGGACCAAACCTGGAAGGAGTTGACCTTCCGAGCGTAGCAACGGTCGCAATGAGATGGCGCCGGCTGTTGATCGTACCATGGGGAGCGCGAAAGCCTTCAATGAGCATGGAAACGAGATGGCTGAGCTGATCATCAGAAAAGTAACCGGCGAGAACTGAAATCGCAGAGAACGCTCTCTTTGTGGCCACTGTTCCCGCGCTTTCGTCTTCTATTATTCGAAGCACGGTCTCTTGCAGCTCTCCCAACTGCGATTCCGCCAGCAATGGGCCATATGAATTCACCATCTCGACCAGAACGTCGATCGCATCGCTGTTATAGCCTTTTCCGGTGCGATTTACTATCATGGACTCCACACCTTTGGAACCCACCAAACGGGGAATGAGGATTGTGGATATCACAGCGTAGCATATTTGAACCTCAGAAGAGACCGCCGCGCCGACTGTTGGACGAGGTAGGGCAGTTAAGATGCTTCTGAGAGCTGTGTTTGGAACCGACGTATCAATTGATACCGACTCCGTCAAACGGCACAGATGCTGCAGCAGGTAACTAAGGACTTGATCCGAAACGCGACGAGCGAGGGGAGAGAAGCTAGGAGAACAGAGTAAGAGTTAGAACTCACAGCGAAATCCTGTGACCGTTATGTTCGGTAAGGTTACCCACCATTTCAGGGCTTGGTTCTGCACCTCCCCGTGCTGGTCTTCCAGTGCTTTGAGAAGCCCCTCCGCGATTCTGCCAAGCAGGCGCGGGTCTTGAGGAAGGAAAGATGAATTTTGGTTCTCGAGGATTCCATGAAGGTCGTTCAAGGACATGTATCGAAGGTCTGGATCTGGATCTGTGAACTTCTGGAGCAGTAAGCTCAGGTTGTGTGCCACCGCTTTCCTTTCCATGTTGGAACAACGGTGAAGAGGAATAGAATGGTGAATGAGGGGTAATCAAGCACGTAGGAAATCTGTGAGTGGCACAGAGACTGTCGCTCTAGTGACAGAGGGCATTCATGGATCTCTCCCTCTTTAGGGTGTTAGGATCAAAAGGATCGGAGAAGACAAAAAAGTGAGACGTTGTTTGCCTGCTGTGAGCTAAGTAAACAAAGGTGGGATGCCTAACAACCAGTTACTTATGACATCGTGCCTTTTTCTCCAAGTCAGTCTACACAGCACTGCTTCAGATTGGGCAGCTGGCCAACTCCACTCAGCGCTGCAACACAGGACCTTACCACAAGATATTCTGAGCTGCACGACTCTTCCCATCTGCATTCCCAAGTCCTCGCAGAATGATCACCGTCCGCTCCTCTCTAACCGCCGCCCCCCGTCGATGTCATCCCGGGAACAGCGCTCAACGATGTAGTCACGTGATAGCATACCCCAAGAGCTGTTCTTACGTAAGACGCCGCAAAGCCGCTGACTAGGGCGAAAACAAACTGACATCTCGCCATTTCCAACCTCCCGCACCCGAACATCACTGTCCTCAATTCCAGTCAATTGCGGTCTATTTGCTGTCCGAACCCCCTTCTCGCTCTCCTTGCTCCCAAA
This window harbors:
- a CDS encoding uncharacterized protein (EggNog:ENOG410PJYG~COG:O~BUSCO:448at33183) encodes the protein MERKAVAHNLSLLLQKFTDPDPDLRYMSLNDLHGILENQNSSFLPQDPRLLGRIAEGLLKALEDQHGEVQNQALKCFSPLARRVSDQVLSYLLQHLCRLTESVSIDTSVPNTALRSILTALPRPTVGAAVSSEVQICYAVISTILIPRLVGSKGVESMIVNRTGKGYNSDAIDVLVEMVNSYGPLLAESQLGELQETVLRIIEDESAGTVATKRAFSAISVLAGYFSDDQLSHLVSMLIEGFRAPHGTINSRRHLIATVATLGRSTPSRFGPYLKTLAPFVLSAVSEQELDEMEEDQSDSGEHDPKEDELRETALVALDTLVTFCTHHMQPYLLDSIAAALRYLKYDPNVAEFEDEEMGGTQDEGSDDGATEEPDEDNDAYEDFEEEEGYSDIDDLSWKVRRCSAKLLFSVISTQGRSATRPIDDDTVYQQIAPALLARFNKEREESVKLEVVSTLTGLIKKASEISASMGAAPMTSESHARNSRKRRRQDSDASILDYEPETHVSSAMDRPPIAPSTPQTGPIGEVVKLTPGIVQGLVKLWRRASIPLKQAAINLLKSLALVRYGGLADFLQRIEDPIADALKSSAFTGGVSVSAGTTSVTAGNLQIDTLSLIAAIAETHMSNALPPFLIALVPGVMAAVNERNYKVAGEALGTIEEIVKAMTPPRVSPDNQDLGLQLEKLYDVATEKITDNSVDLEVRQRAIHVLGVLLARTSGSQGAKFISPAQRARGLSILSDRLRNETTRVAAARAINDVAMLASCDVDLSPGWLAEVASELATQLRKADRALRDASIGALKSLTINPHCRQHYNPKTVKDLASSFLPLLTASDLHLLTPALVILSKIIPGHADQLVDENMIKALCSVIQGSPTGVALKVYLHLVRIIGEQGAGATFMKALLQNVGVNGDPSIVGRAIGSLVVYGGSQIGVRAQDFLKELQTQEDVQRKCLALAVLGEIGLLLGLHSSLTPDLFISNFQSKSDKVRFSAAVALGSVGASNIETFLPVILAELEEKNSSKYLLLHSLREILQHPESVRADVSPFATRLWEILLAASDDEDNRVVGAECLGRLALIDPTRYIPLLQEYLTHENAATRGTVISAFRYTLADSTSAYNDVLRPLIIPILVRMLNDTDLGNHRLALTTVNSAIHNKPDIIIPHLSQLLPAVMVDTHLKPELVREVQMGPFKHKVDDGLELRKSAYETLYTCVEMAFSILNIAEIYDRILTGIRDEQDIRTLCNLMISKLIVLAPKETEGRLNSLCDPFQVILSTKLKESAVKQELEKAQEASLGVLRITRELQKAFPGAETSSEHHAWKQYLEWANKECPQLLRLLVNSS